In Mycolicibacterium mucogenicum DSM 44124, the following are encoded in one genomic region:
- a CDS encoding enoyl-CoA hydratase/isomerase family protein: MTEFETLKFAQSGAVVNIVLDRPEAANGMNDALTRDLAAAAALCDTASVKVVTLTGAGRFFCAGGDLKAMAAAEDPGAFVKGIADDLHRAMSTFARMDAVLITAVNGVAAGAGFPLGVSGDLVLAAESASFTMAYTKAGLSPDGGSSYVLPRLIGLRRTQELMITNRVLTAAEAADWGLVTRVVPDAELPAALDALAADVATQARGSNSAVKQLLLTTYGADYETQLEREGRLIAKCAGSPDGKEGVGAFVGKRKPEFA, encoded by the coding sequence ATGACCGAATTCGAGACCCTGAAGTTCGCCCAGTCCGGTGCCGTCGTGAATATCGTGCTCGACCGGCCCGAGGCGGCCAACGGCATGAACGACGCGCTCACCCGCGACCTGGCGGCCGCTGCCGCGCTGTGCGACACCGCCTCGGTGAAGGTCGTCACCCTGACCGGTGCCGGCCGGTTCTTCTGCGCCGGTGGCGACCTCAAGGCGATGGCCGCCGCCGAGGATCCGGGCGCGTTCGTCAAGGGCATCGCCGACGACCTGCACCGCGCCATGTCGACGTTCGCCCGCATGGACGCCGTGCTGATCACCGCGGTCAACGGCGTCGCCGCCGGCGCGGGCTTCCCGCTGGGTGTCTCGGGCGATCTGGTGCTCGCCGCCGAGTCCGCGTCGTTCACCATGGCGTACACCAAGGCCGGTCTGAGCCCCGACGGCGGATCGTCGTACGTCCTGCCGCGGCTGATCGGTCTGCGCCGCACCCAGGAACTCATGATCACCAACCGCGTGCTCACCGCGGCCGAGGCCGCCGACTGGGGCCTGGTCACGCGCGTCGTGCCGGACGCAGAGCTGCCCGCCGCGCTCGACGCCCTGGCCGCCGACGTCGCCACTCAGGCGCGCGGCTCGAACTCCGCTGTCAAGCAACTGCTGCTGACGACCTACGGCGCCGACTACGAGACCCAGCTGGAACGCGAGGGCCGGCTGATCGCCAAGTGTGCCGGGTCACCGGACGGCAAAGAGGGTGTCGGCGCCTTCGTCGGCAAGCGCAAGCCGGAATTCGCCTGA
- a CDS encoding alpha/beta hydrolase, protein MNLRRGSLARASALAMVLVLASGCSQVIDGRATRAVPKPGAPLQWSPCQTTSPDSQSRIPKGAECAMLSVPVDYSKPDGDVAQLALLRIKATGDKIGSLVINPGGPGESGVSAAVSLLNNIPDSVRQRFDLVGFDPRGVGSSKPAVWCNSDADNDRQRADPQVDYSPAGVAHIEAQTKEFVQRCVDKMGKEFLENVGTANVAKDLDAIRAALGDDKLTYLGYSYGTRIGAQYAEDYPDKVRSMILDGAVDPNADPIEADINQAAAFQTAFNNYAADCATSPDCPLGTDPAKVNDVYHSLVDPLVQKPAPTKDPRGLSYSDALVGTILPLYSPAMWKDLTAGLTELAGGHGDIMLRLADAYMGRDADGHYDNSTDARVAVNCVDEPPITDRAKVIAEDKRTREVAPFMSYGQFTGDAPLGTCAFWPVPPTSKPHEISVKGLPPTLVVSTVHDPATPYQAGVDLAKELGGSLLTFDGTQHTVVFQGNSCVDEHAAGYLVNGTVPEAGAKC, encoded by the coding sequence ATGAACCTCAGACGGGGGAGTCTCGCCCGCGCATCGGCATTGGCCATGGTCCTGGTGCTGGCGTCGGGCTGCAGCCAGGTGATCGACGGACGCGCCACGCGCGCGGTGCCGAAGCCGGGTGCGCCCCTGCAATGGTCGCCGTGCCAGACCACGTCCCCGGACTCGCAGTCGCGCATCCCCAAGGGCGCCGAGTGCGCGATGCTGTCGGTGCCCGTCGACTACAGCAAGCCCGACGGCGACGTCGCGCAGCTCGCGCTGCTGCGGATCAAGGCGACCGGCGACAAGATCGGTTCCCTGGTGATCAACCCCGGCGGTCCGGGGGAGTCCGGCGTCAGCGCGGCGGTGTCGTTGCTCAACAACATTCCCGACTCGGTGCGCCAGCGCTTCGACCTCGTCGGCTTCGACCCTCGCGGCGTCGGGTCCTCCAAGCCCGCGGTGTGGTGCAACTCCGACGCCGACAACGACCGGCAGCGCGCCGACCCGCAGGTCGACTACTCGCCCGCCGGCGTCGCCCACATCGAGGCCCAGACCAAGGAATTCGTGCAGCGCTGCGTCGACAAGATGGGCAAGGAGTTCCTGGAGAACGTCGGAACCGCCAACGTCGCCAAGGATTTGGACGCCATCCGGGCCGCGCTCGGCGACGACAAGCTGACCTACCTGGGCTACTCGTACGGCACCCGGATCGGCGCCCAGTACGCCGAGGACTACCCGGACAAGGTGCGCTCGATGATTCTCGACGGCGCCGTCGACCCCAACGCCGATCCCATCGAAGCCGACATCAACCAGGCCGCCGCGTTCCAGACCGCGTTCAACAACTACGCCGCCGACTGCGCGACCAGCCCGGACTGCCCGCTGGGGACCGACCCGGCCAAGGTCAACGACGTCTACCACAGCCTCGTTGACCCGCTGGTCCAAAAGCCCGCTCCCACAAAGGATCCGCGCGGTCTGAGCTACAGTGACGCGCTGGTCGGCACCATCCTGCCGCTGTACTCACCGGCAATGTGGAAGGACCTCACCGCAGGTCTCACCGAGCTGGCGGGCGGCCACGGCGACATCATGCTGCGGCTCGCCGACGCCTACATGGGGCGCGATGCCGACGGCCACTACGACAACTCGACCGATGCCCGGGTTGCGGTCAACTGTGTCGACGAACCGCCGATCACCGATCGCGCCAAGGTGATTGCGGAGGACAAGCGCACCCGTGAGGTGGCGCCGTTCATGAGCTACGGCCAGTTCACCGGCGACGCCCCGCTGGGCACCTGCGCGTTCTGGCCCGTACCGCCGACGTCGAAGCCGCACGAGATTTCGGTCAAGGGCCTGCCGCCGACACTGGTGGTGTCGACGGTCCACGACCCGGCCACGCCGTACCAGGCGGGTGTGGACCTGGCCAAGGAGCTCGGTGGCAGCCTGCTGACGTTCGACGGCACCCAGCACACCGTGGTGTTCCAGGGCAACAGCTGCGTCGACGAGCACGCGGCCGGCTATCTGGTCAACGGGACCGTGCCCGAGGCCGGCGCGAAATGCTGA
- a CDS encoding WS/DGAT/MGAT family O-acyltransferase yields MPGYQRLSGLDASFLYLETAAQPLHVCAVLELDAATIPGGYTFDKMRQMLSERIAAMPQFREKLADSPLNLDHPVWVEDPDFDIDRHLHRIGLPGPGGRVELSEICGHIAALQLDRSRPLWEMWVIENIAGTDAHDGGRLAVMTKMHHSGIDGVTGANLMSQLCTLEPDAPAPEPVAGAGTASELEIAVGGAVKYFTRPLKLAGVLPSTATTVIDTVRRAAKGLTMAAPFAAPKTAFNVNVTAHRNVAFAQLDLADIKTVKNHFHVKVNDVVLALVSGALRRYLAERDALPDSTLVAMCPVSVHGKSDRPGRNQVSGMFAKLETTIEDPAERLRAIADSSTVAKQHSSAISATLLQDWSQFAAPSVFGAAMRVFAASGLAEAKPVHNLVVSNVPGPQDPLYMLGAEVKAMYPLGPLFHGSGLNITVMSLNGTLDVGLISCPELVPDLWDMADEFAAALDELVAAASH; encoded by the coding sequence ATGCCCGGATATCAACGGCTCAGCGGACTCGACGCCAGCTTCCTCTATCTGGAGACCGCCGCGCAGCCGCTGCACGTGTGCGCGGTGCTGGAACTCGACGCCGCCACCATTCCGGGCGGCTACACCTTCGACAAGATGCGGCAGATGCTGAGCGAGCGCATCGCCGCCATGCCGCAGTTCCGCGAGAAGCTGGCCGACTCGCCGCTGAACCTCGACCACCCGGTGTGGGTGGAGGACCCGGATTTCGACATCGACCGGCACCTGCACCGGATCGGGCTGCCGGGCCCGGGCGGGCGTGTCGAGCTGTCCGAGATCTGCGGGCACATCGCCGCGCTGCAGCTGGACCGCAGCCGGCCGCTGTGGGAGATGTGGGTGATCGAGAACATCGCCGGCACCGACGCCCACGACGGCGGCCGGCTCGCCGTGATGACCAAGATGCACCATTCCGGCATCGACGGCGTCACCGGCGCCAACCTGATGTCGCAGCTGTGCACGCTCGAGCCGGACGCGCCGGCACCCGAGCCCGTCGCGGGCGCCGGCACCGCCTCCGAACTCGAGATCGCGGTGGGCGGCGCGGTCAAGTACTTCACCCGGCCGCTGAAGCTGGCGGGCGTGCTGCCCTCGACGGCGACGACTGTTATCGACACCGTCCGCCGGGCGGCGAAGGGCCTGACCATGGCGGCACCGTTCGCCGCGCCCAAGACGGCCTTCAACGTCAACGTCACCGCACACCGCAACGTGGCCTTCGCCCAGCTGGACCTGGCGGACATCAAGACCGTCAAGAACCACTTCCACGTCAAGGTCAACGACGTCGTGCTGGCGCTGGTGTCGGGCGCGCTGCGGCGCTACCTGGCCGAGCGCGACGCACTGCCGGACTCCACCCTGGTGGCCATGTGCCCGGTGTCGGTGCACGGCAAATCCGACCGCCCGGGCCGCAATCAGGTGTCGGGCATGTTCGCCAAACTCGAGACCACCATCGAGGATCCGGCCGAGCGCCTGCGCGCCATCGCCGACTCGAGCACCGTTGCCAAACAACACAGTTCGGCCATCAGCGCGACGCTGTTGCAGGACTGGTCGCAGTTCGCCGCGCCGTCGGTGTTCGGGGCCGCGATGCGGGTTTTCGCGGCATCCGGCCTGGCGGAGGCCAAGCCCGTGCACAACCTCGTCGTCTCGAACGTGCCCGGCCCACAGGATCCGCTGTACATGCTCGGCGCCGAGGTCAAGGCGATGTACCCGCTGGGCCCGCTGTTCCACGGCTCCGGACTCAACATCACCGTGATGTCGCTCAACGGCACGCTCGACGTCGGCCTGATCTCGTGCCCGGAGCTGGTCCCGGACCTGTGGGACATGGCCGACGAGTTCGCCGCCGCGTTGGACGAACTGGTTGCCGCCGCCAGCCACTGA
- a CDS encoding class I SAM-dependent methyltransferase codes for MSATETPQEHWEGRYAEKPQMWSGRVNANFAKIAGGLTPGRALDLGCGEGADAIWLATAGWQVVAVDIATNALDRARAAAVDRGVAERIDFQHHDLSHSFPAGSFDLVSAQFLHSTVHLERRQILQQASAAVAPDGTLLIVDHGEAPPWASQHIHDHRFQSADEVVAELGLPDEGWQPQHVGTVEREAIGPTGEAAVLRDNLIVLRRTH; via the coding sequence ATGTCCGCAACTGAAACACCGCAAGAGCACTGGGAAGGCCGGTACGCCGAGAAGCCGCAGATGTGGAGCGGCCGGGTCAACGCCAACTTCGCGAAGATCGCCGGCGGCTTAACCCCGGGCCGCGCTCTCGACCTGGGATGCGGCGAGGGCGCCGACGCGATCTGGCTGGCCACCGCGGGCTGGCAGGTGGTGGCGGTCGACATCGCCACCAACGCCCTCGATCGGGCCCGCGCCGCGGCCGTGGACAGGGGAGTGGCCGAGCGCATCGACTTCCAGCACCACGACCTGTCGCACAGTTTCCCGGCGGGCAGCTTCGATCTGGTGTCGGCGCAGTTCCTGCATTCCACGGTCCATCTGGAGCGCCGGCAAATACTGCAGCAGGCGTCAGCGGCCGTCGCTCCGGACGGCACGCTGCTGATCGTCGACCACGGCGAGGCGCCGCCCTGGGCGTCCCAACACATCCATGACCACCGCTTTCAGTCCGCGGACGAGGTCGTCGCCGAGCTCGGCCTGCCCGACGAAGGCTGGCAGCCGCAGCACGTCGGTACTGTGGAACGTGAGGCGATCGGCCCTACCGGCGAAGCCGCCGTCTTGCGGGACAACCTGATCGTCCTGCGCCGCACGCACTGA
- a CDS encoding CYTH and CHAD domain-containing protein, with the protein MAAGKRKPSRHTEIERKFAVVDSTVSPSFDGLSAVGRVEQLPVAHLDAVYFDTPDHDLAAHKITLRRRTGGTDAGWHLKLPAGADARTEVRLPITAARESVPDELRDIVLAIVRDRSLQPVARIETERTVSMLYAPDNTELAEFCDDRVTATAGESLQNWREWELELVGDGSEGAESGPELLDRLANRLFDAGAKPAGHGSKLAKVLAAARGADAPQQAPEPTDKVHRAIAAHVSELIDWDRAVRADTFDSVHQMRVTIRKIRSLLQETGNLGDREWVLEELKLLAAVLGTARDAEVLAERYDDALKGLAPELVRGQVRERLVDGSQRRYQSGLRRSLAAMRSERYFRLLDALDAIVVDNTQPAAADEDAQPVTVGGAYRRVRKSVRRAEAAEAAGAEDSEEALHRIRKGAKRLRYTAAAMGESKVADCAKDIQTLLGDHQDSYVSRGHLVQQAEAAHAAGEDTFTYGILYQQEAEVAEYARLQLDASLKALARAMRKVKK; encoded by the coding sequence ATGGCCGCTGGCAAGCGTAAACCGTCCCGCCACACCGAGATTGAACGCAAGTTCGCGGTGGTCGACAGCACGGTGTCCCCGTCGTTCGACGGATTGTCCGCCGTCGGCCGGGTCGAGCAACTGCCCGTCGCGCATCTCGACGCGGTGTACTTCGACACCCCGGATCATGATCTGGCGGCACACAAGATCACCCTGCGCCGGCGCACCGGTGGCACCGACGCGGGCTGGCACCTGAAGCTGCCCGCCGGCGCCGACGCGCGTACGGAGGTTCGGCTGCCGATCACCGCGGCGCGTGAGAGTGTGCCCGACGAACTGCGCGACATCGTGCTGGCCATCGTGCGCGACCGCTCGTTGCAGCCCGTCGCCCGCATCGAGACCGAGCGCACCGTCTCGATGCTGTACGCGCCCGACAACACCGAGCTGGCCGAGTTCTGCGACGACCGCGTGACCGCCACGGCGGGCGAGTCGCTGCAGAACTGGCGCGAGTGGGAGCTGGAGCTGGTCGGCGACGGTTCGGAGGGCGCCGAGTCGGGCCCCGAGCTGCTCGACCGGCTGGCCAACCGGCTCTTCGACGCGGGCGCGAAGCCGGCCGGGCACGGGTCGAAGCTGGCCAAGGTGCTCGCCGCGGCGCGGGGCGCGGATGCGCCGCAGCAGGCCCCCGAGCCGACGGACAAGGTGCACCGCGCCATCGCGGCGCACGTGTCCGAATTGATCGACTGGGACCGCGCGGTGCGCGCGGACACCTTCGACTCGGTGCACCAGATGCGCGTCACCATCCGCAAGATCCGCAGCCTGCTGCAGGAGACCGGCAATCTGGGCGACCGCGAGTGGGTGCTCGAGGAGCTCAAGCTGCTGGCCGCCGTGCTGGGCACGGCGCGCGACGCCGAGGTGCTGGCCGAGCGGTACGACGACGCGTTGAAGGGACTGGCGCCGGAGCTGGTTCGTGGGCAGGTGCGCGAGCGTCTGGTCGACGGTTCGCAGCGGCGCTACCAGTCCGGGCTGCGGCGGTCACTCGCGGCCATGCGGTCGGAGCGGTACTTCCGGCTGCTCGACGCGCTCGACGCGATCGTCGTCGACAACACCCAGCCGGCCGCCGCCGACGAGGACGCGCAGCCGGTGACCGTCGGCGGCGCCTACCGTCGCGTCCGCAAGTCGGTGCGGCGGGCCGAGGCCGCGGAGGCCGCCGGCGCCGAGGACAGTGAGGAGGCGCTGCACCGAATCCGCAAGGGCGCCAAGCGGCTTCGTTACACCGCCGCCGCCATGGGTGAGTCGAAGGTGGCCGACTGCGCCAAGGACATCCAGACGCTCCTGGGTGACCACCAGGACAGCTACGTCAGCCGCGGGCATCTGGTGCAGCAGGCCGAGGCCGCGCACGCCGCGGGCGAGGACACCTTCACCTACGGCATCCTGTACCAGCAGGAGGCCGAGGTCGCCGAGTACGCCCGGCTGCAATTGGACGCTTCGCTCAAGGCCCTCGCGCGGGCGATGCGCAAGGTGAAGAAGTAG
- the panB gene encoding 3-methyl-2-oxobutanoate hydroxymethyltransferase, with translation MSDQVYGAAPESVCKTPRTKIRTHHLAKWKAEGHKWAMLTAYDYSSARIFDDAEIPVLLVGDSAANVVYGYDTTLPITIDELIPLARAVVKGAPHALVVADLPFGSYEESPRQALATATRFMKETGAHAVKLEGGERMVEQIAALTQAGIPVVAHIGFTPQSVNGLGGFRVQGRGEAGDQTIHDAIAVAEAGAIAVVLEMVPAELATQITGKLTIPTVGIGAGANCDAQVLVWQDMAGMTAGKTAKFVKRFGDVGAELGRAARQYAAEVASSVFPAEEHSY, from the coding sequence ATGTCTGATCAGGTTTACGGCGCTGCCCCGGAGTCTGTCTGTAAGACCCCGCGAACCAAGATTCGTACCCATCACCTGGCGAAATGGAAGGCCGAAGGCCACAAGTGGGCCATGCTCACGGCCTACGACTACTCCTCTGCCCGCATTTTCGACGACGCCGAGATTCCCGTTCTGCTCGTCGGCGATTCGGCGGCCAACGTGGTCTACGGCTACGACACCACCCTCCCCATCACCATCGACGAGCTGATCCCCCTGGCCCGCGCGGTCGTCAAGGGTGCCCCGCACGCGCTGGTGGTCGCCGACCTGCCGTTCGGCAGCTATGAAGAAAGCCCGCGGCAGGCGCTCGCGACCGCGACGCGCTTCATGAAGGAGACCGGCGCCCACGCGGTCAAGCTGGAGGGCGGTGAGCGGATGGTCGAGCAGATCGCCGCGCTGACCCAGGCCGGCATCCCCGTGGTGGCCCACATCGGTTTCACCCCGCAGAGCGTCAACGGGCTCGGCGGTTTCCGCGTCCAGGGCCGCGGTGAAGCCGGCGACCAGACCATCCACGACGCCATCGCCGTCGCCGAGGCCGGCGCCATCGCCGTCGTCCTCGAGATGGTGCCGGCCGAGCTGGCCACCCAGATCACCGGCAAGCTGACCATCCCGACCGTCGGCATCGGCGCCGGTGCCAACTGCGACGCGCAGGTGCTGGTGTGGCAGGACATGGCGGGCATGACGGCGGGCAAGACCGCCAAGTTCGTCAAGCGCTTCGGTGACGTCGGGGCCGAATTGGGCCGCGCCGCACGGCAATACGCCGCCGAGGTGGCCTCCAGCGTGTTCCCCGCCGAGGAGCACTCCTACTGA
- a CDS encoding alpha/beta hydrolase — translation MFAMWRVGGRGRRCAVGVVGLLVAISAAPGSVAHAAPESLQSFYEQAPAWTGCEPFIGDTTDLPTARCANISVPVDYADPQGPQAKLAVIRVPASGQRLGVLLVNPGGPGASAVNTVAGMGAVLSDTEIGRSFDLVGFDPRGVGHSTPQLRCRSDAEFDANRRDPMVDYSPAGVAHIEAVSRRTAQDCLQQMGSSFLANVGTASAARDMDVVRAALGESQINYLGFSYGTELGAAYAERFPDRVRAMVLDGAVDPNADPVTENLLQLAGFQTAFNDYAADCAQSVGCPLGTDPTQFVARYQQLVNPLAVRPGLTSDPRGLSYSDAITGTINALYTKKYWKFLTSGLIGLQRGGDAGDLLLLADDYQHRDQNGHYAPLQDAFTAIRCVDAPFPTDPATWAAADQRARQLAPFMSYGQYTGYAPRDVCAMWPVPATSRPHAPASPGPGKVVVVSTTHDPATPYQAGVNLARELGASLISYEGTQHTVVFNGDRCVDTAVVAFLTQSVLPAAGLRC, via the coding sequence ATGTTTGCCATGTGGCGGGTGGGCGGTCGTGGACGACGGTGTGCGGTAGGGGTCGTCGGACTGCTGGTGGCCATCAGCGCCGCGCCGGGATCGGTCGCGCACGCGGCCCCCGAATCCCTGCAGTCCTTCTACGAGCAGGCGCCGGCCTGGACCGGCTGCGAACCCTTCATCGGTGACACCACGGACCTGCCGACGGCGCGGTGCGCCAACATCAGCGTCCCCGTCGACTACGCGGATCCACAAGGGCCACAAGCGAAGCTGGCCGTCATCCGGGTCCCGGCCTCGGGTCAGCGCCTCGGCGTGCTGCTGGTAAACCCCGGTGGCCCGGGCGCGTCGGCCGTCAACACCGTCGCGGGTATGGGCGCTGTCCTGTCCGACACCGAGATCGGCCGCAGCTTCGATCTCGTCGGCTTCGACCCGCGCGGCGTGGGGCATTCGACGCCGCAGTTGCGCTGCCGCAGTGACGCCGAATTCGACGCCAACCGCCGCGACCCCATGGTCGACTACAGCCCGGCCGGCGTGGCGCACATCGAAGCCGTCAGCCGCCGCACGGCGCAGGACTGCCTGCAGCAGATGGGCAGCAGCTTCCTGGCCAACGTCGGAACCGCCTCGGCGGCAAGGGATATGGACGTGGTGCGGGCCGCGCTCGGAGAGTCGCAGATCAACTACCTGGGCTTCTCCTACGGCACCGAGCTGGGTGCGGCCTACGCCGAACGGTTCCCCGACCGGGTACGCGCCATGGTGCTCGACGGCGCCGTCGACCCCAATGCCGATCCGGTCACCGAGAACCTGCTCCAATTGGCCGGATTCCAAACGGCTTTCAACGACTATGCGGCGGACTGCGCGCAGTCCGTCGGCTGCCCGCTGGGCACCGACCCGACGCAGTTCGTGGCGCGATACCAGCAGCTGGTCAATCCGCTCGCCGTGCGCCCGGGTCTGACGTCCGATCCGCGGGGCCTGAGCTACTCCGACGCGATCACCGGCACCATCAACGCGCTCTATACGAAAAAGTACTGGAAGTTCCTGACCAGTGGGCTGATCGGACTGCAGCGCGGCGGCGACGCCGGCGATCTGCTGCTGCTGGCCGACGATTATCAGCACCGTGATCAGAACGGGCACTACGCGCCCCTGCAGGACGCGTTCACCGCTATCCGGTGCGTCGACGCGCCGTTCCCGACCGATCCCGCGACGTGGGCGGCCGCCGATCAGCGCGCGCGCCAGCTGGCGCCGTTCATGAGCTACGGCCAGTACACCGGCTACGCGCCGCGCGACGTCTGCGCCATGTGGCCGGTGCCCGCGACCTCCCGTCCGCACGCACCGGCGTCGCCCGGTCCGGGCAAGGTCGTCGTCGTGTCGACCACGCACGATCCCGCCACGCCGTATCAGGCCGGCGTGAACCTGGCGCGCGAACTCGGCGCCTCACTGATCAGCTACGAGGGCACCCAGCACACCGTCGTCTTCAACGGCGACCGGTGCGTCGACACGGCCGTGGTGGCGTTCCTGACGCAGTCCGTGCTGCCTGCCGCGGGATTGCGTTGCTGA
- a CDS encoding NAD(P)/FAD-dependent oxidoreductase: MNNEWECVVVGGGAAGLSAALVLGRARRRTLVIDAGEQSNRAAHGIGGLLGHDGRPPAELYADGRRELAEYPSAQVVDGLVTGATAHDGPTFRLELADGSVHHAQRILLAAGMHYEAPDIPGLNDHWGRSVFHCPFCHGWEARDQALAVLADGDRAVHMALMLRGWTDDIVVVTNGPSGLDDDQYHALADAGVQVDERKIVEFASRDGALAAIVFADGDELKREGALVASALRQRTDLATQLGVRIAPPGPVVVDAVVVDQFGRTSVPGVFAAGDVCAQMPQVASAIAAGSAAAAAIVQSLVHDQFGLPVMPWPVFDQQEESDVRN, translated from the coding sequence ATGAACAACGAATGGGAATGCGTCGTCGTCGGTGGCGGCGCGGCGGGGCTGAGCGCCGCGTTGGTGCTCGGCCGCGCCCGGCGACGAACGCTGGTCATCGACGCCGGCGAGCAGAGCAATCGCGCGGCACACGGCATCGGGGGACTGCTGGGCCACGACGGACGACCGCCGGCGGAACTGTACGCCGACGGCCGCCGCGAGCTCGCCGAGTACCCGTCGGCCCAGGTCGTCGACGGTCTGGTGACCGGCGCAACGGCGCACGACGGCCCGACGTTCCGCCTCGAACTCGCCGACGGTTCCGTGCACCACGCCCAGCGGATACTCCTGGCCGCCGGCATGCACTACGAGGCACCCGACATCCCCGGGTTGAACGACCACTGGGGGCGGTCGGTGTTCCACTGTCCGTTCTGCCACGGCTGGGAAGCGCGCGATCAGGCGCTGGCCGTCCTTGCCGACGGCGACCGGGCCGTGCACATGGCGCTGATGCTGCGCGGCTGGACCGACGACATCGTCGTCGTCACGAACGGTCCCTCCGGACTGGACGACGACCAGTACCACGCGCTGGCCGACGCCGGTGTGCAGGTCGATGAGCGCAAGATCGTCGAATTCGCCTCGCGCGACGGCGCATTGGCAGCCATCGTGTTCGCCGACGGCGACGAACTGAAACGCGAGGGCGCACTCGTGGCCAGCGCGCTGCGGCAACGGACCGACCTGGCCACACAACTCGGCGTGCGGATCGCCCCGCCCGGTCCGGTCGTCGTCGATGCCGTGGTGGTCGACCAGTTTGGCCGCACCTCGGTCCCCGGCGTCTTCGCCGCGGGCGACGTCTGCGCACAGATGCCCCAGGTGGCCTCGGCGATCGCCGCCGGTTCCGCCGCGGCTGCCGCGATCGTGCAGAGTCTGGTGCACGACCAGTTCGGCCTTCCCGTCATGCCCTGGCCCGTCTTCGATCAGCAGGAGGAATCCGATGTCCGCAACTGA